Part of the Caulobacter sp. SL161 genome is shown below.
GGGCGCGAGCGCATCGCCGACCAACTGCGCGAGATGGAAGGGCACGAGCAGGTCCACCTGACCCGCTTCAACGAACTGCTGACCGAGCGCGGCGTGCGTCCGACCCTGATGTCGCCGATCTGGCGCGCGGCCGCCTTCGCCCTGGGCGCGGGCACCGCCCTGCTGGGCGACAAGGCCGCCCATGCCTGCACCGAGGCCGTCGAGACGGTGATCGAAAAGCACTATGCGGGCCAGATCGAGGAACTGAAGGATCGCGACCCCGCGCTGGCCGCCGAACTCAGCCAATTCCGCGACGACGAACTGGCTCACCGCGACCTCGCGGTCGAGGAAGGCGCGCACGAGGCGACGGCCTACCCGCTTCTGACGACGGTCATCCAGGCCGGCTGCCGGGCGGCGATCAAGATCAGCGAGAAGATCTGACGCGCCCCGCGCGCGTTTCGACTCCATTTTCTTGGCCGGATGCTTGGCGTCTCGGGCGCGCGCGCCTACCGATACCCTCCTGATCGTCCGGGTTGGGGAGTCGTTCATTGTCGCGCCGTATCCGCGTTATCGCCGCCTGCGCGGTTTCCGTCTTGGCGCTCGTCGCCACCGGAGCCTCTGCGGAGAGCCTTAAGACCAGCCCACTCAGCCTCGAGACCGGCGGCGCCATGCCCGCCGAGCAACAGGCGCTGGCGTTCGATCACGCCGATCTGAAGCTGAAGATCCTGCCTGAGAAGAAGGCCATCGAGGGCGAGGCCACCCTCACCTTCACGGCCCGGTCGCGGCTCGACAAGCTGGTGGTCGACTTCGATCGCGTCTTTACGATCCGCAAGCTGACGATCGACGGCAAGGCGCTCAAGCCTGACGCCTGGAGCAACCCGGAGGGCCGGCTCACCGTCACCCTGCCCCGGAAGGTGGCCAAGGGTCGGTCGGTGACCCTGGTGATCACCTATGACGGCGTTCCCCACGAGGCCAAGCGCGCGCCCTGGGACGGCGGCTTTGTCTGGGGCAAGACCGAGACCGGCGAGCCGTGGATCGCCACGGCGGTGCAAGGCGACGGCTGCGACCTCTTCTGGCCCTGCATCGACTATCCGACCGGTGAGCCCAAGCTGGTGGACCTGCATATCACCGTGCCCGCTCCGCTGGTGGCTCCCGCCAACGGCGCCTTCAAGGGCATGACCGAGAAGGACGGCTGGCGCACCTATCACTGGCGGGCGCGCAACCCCAACACCTACGCCATCGCGCTGAACGTCGGTCCCTACGAGGAGCTGACCGGCGTCTATAAGAGCCGGTTCGGCGACAGCATTCCCATGTCGTACTGGCACCTGAAGGGCCGCGCCGAGAAGGCCAAGGGCCTGTTCGCCGAGTTCACGCCGATGGTCGACTTCTTCGAGCAGATGATCGGCCCCTACCCGTTCCGGGACGAGAAGATCGGCGTCGTCGAGACCCCGCACCTGGGCATGGAGCACCAGACCATCAACGCCTACGGCAACGAGTACCGGCTCGACGGCTATGGCTTTGACTGGCTGCTGCAGCACGAGTTCGCGCACGAGTGGTTCGGCAACCAACTCACCAACGCCGACAACGACGACATGTGGCTGCACGAGGGGTTCGGCACCTACATGCAGCCGCTCTACTCGCAGTGGCTGCACGGCGACATGGAGTATATGAGCCGGCTGAACACCCAGCGCCTGGCCGTGCGCAACAAGTTCCCGATCGTCTCGGGCCGTCCGCTCAAGGAGGACGCCGTCTACAATGGCGATCGCGGGCCGGGGAACGACATCTACTACAAGGCCTCGAACGTCCTTCACACGCTGCGCACGCTGATCGGCGACGAGGCGTTCTTCAGGATCACGCGGATCGCCGTCTATGGCCGCGATGATCCGAAGCCCGGCAACTTCAAGCCGCGCCACCTGGGCACGAAAGACTTCGTGAAGATCGTCAATCAGGTGACCGGCAAGGACTATGGCTGGTTCTTCGACGTCTATCTCTACGACGCCGCAGCCCCCGAACTGGTCGAGACCCGCGAGGGCGTCGATCTGGTGCTGACGTGGAAGACCGCCGGCGACAAGCCCTTCCCGATGCCGGTGGAGGTGAAGGTCGGCGATCGGACCATCACGCTCGCCATGACGGGCGGAACGGACCGGGTGAGCGTGGGCGACGCCACGCCGGTGATCATCGATCCGGCGTCCAAGGTCCTGCGGCGACAGCCCTATGTCGAGGCCTATCAGGCCTGGAGAGCCGCCGCCGACAAGGCGGCCGCCGAGGCCCGCAAGAAGGCCGCAGAGGAGAAGGCGGCGGCGGAGAAGAAGTAGTCTTCAGCGCAGGCGGACGGGTCTGG
Proteins encoded:
- a CDS encoding demethoxyubiquinone hydroxylase family protein; protein product: MSRAVPPRPGAAASKARLAEILRVDQAGKLAAVHIYRGQAAVMRAAPGRERIADQLREMEGHEQVHLTRFNELLTERGVRPTLMSPIWRAAAFALGAGTALLGDKAAHACTEAVETVIEKHYAGQIEELKDRDPALAAELSQFRDDELAHRDLAVEEGAHEATAYPLLTTVIQAGCRAAIKISEKI
- a CDS encoding M1 family metallopeptidase, coding for MGSRSLSRRIRVIAACAVSVLALVATGASAESLKTSPLSLETGGAMPAEQQALAFDHADLKLKILPEKKAIEGEATLTFTARSRLDKLVVDFDRVFTIRKLTIDGKALKPDAWSNPEGRLTVTLPRKVAKGRSVTLVITYDGVPHEAKRAPWDGGFVWGKTETGEPWIATAVQGDGCDLFWPCIDYPTGEPKLVDLHITVPAPLVAPANGAFKGMTEKDGWRTYHWRARNPNTYAIALNVGPYEELTGVYKSRFGDSIPMSYWHLKGRAEKAKGLFAEFTPMVDFFEQMIGPYPFRDEKIGVVETPHLGMEHQTINAYGNEYRLDGYGFDWLLQHEFAHEWFGNQLTNADNDDMWLHEGFGTYMQPLYSQWLHGDMEYMSRLNTQRLAVRNKFPIVSGRPLKEDAVYNGDRGPGNDIYYKASNVLHTLRTLIGDEAFFRITRIAVYGRDDPKPGNFKPRHLGTKDFVKIVNQVTGKDYGWFFDVYLYDAAAPELVETREGVDLVLTWKTAGDKPFPMPVEVKVGDRTITLAMTGGTDRVSVGDATPVIIDPASKVLRRQPYVEAYQAWRAAADKAAAEARKKAAEEKAAAEKK